From the Streptomyces sp. Tu 2975 genome, one window contains:
- a CDS encoding HAMP domain-containing protein, which translates to MESGVTARAKDTRAKGGRSRSNGTTEVDTAALNRLLAALVTMRDGNFRRRLTVSGDGVMAEIAAVFNEVADRNLHLTGEIARVRRMVGREGKLTERLETGACEGSWAAAVDAANELVDDLARPVSEVGRVLSAVADGDLEQRMELRSPAADGQDGAAAVRPLRGEFLKVARTVNSLVDQLSAFTDEVTRVALEVGTEGKLGGQAQVRGMSGSWKDLTDSVNTMAYRLTAQVRDIALVTTAVAKGDLSRKVTVHVAGEMLQLKDTVNTMVDQLSSFSSEVTRVAREVGTEGELGGQATVPGVAGVWKDLTDSVNTMAGNLTSQVRGIAEVTTAVANGDLSQKVTVNARGEVAQLAETINQMTETLRTFADEVTRVASEVGAEGLLGGQAQVPGAAGTWKDLTDSVNTVFRNLTTQVRDIAQVTTAVANGDLSQKVTVDVAGEMLELKNTVNTMVDQLQSFGSEVTRVAREVGVEGRLGGQAEVPGAAGTWKDLTDSVNTAFRNLTGQVRDIAQVTTAVANGDLSQKVTVDVAGEMLELKNTVNTMVAQLSSFADQVTRMARDVGTEGRLGGQARVDGVSGTWKELTDSVNFMAGNLTSQVRQIAQVTTAVARGDLSQKIDVDARGEILELKNTINTMVDQLSAFAEQVTRVAREVGTDGRLGGQAQVPGVAGVWRDLTDSVNGMAGNLTAQVRNIAQVATAVARGDLSQKIDVDARGEILELKNTLNTMVDQLSNFAEQVTRVAREVGTEGILGGQAEVQGVSGTWKDLTQSVNFMANNLTSQVRNIAEVTTAVAKGDLSKKITVDAKGEILELVTTVNTMVDQLSDFADEVTRVAREVGTEGVLGGQARVRGVTGIWKDLSDNVNLMANNLTSQVRNISRVSAAVANGDLTKKVTVEARGEVAELADTVNTMVRTLSSFADEVTRVAREVGTDGRLGGQARVPGVSGTWKDLTESVNSMASNLTGQVRQIATVTTAIAKGDLTRKIDIDARGEILELKTTINTMVDQLSSFAEEVTRVAREVGTDGQLGGQARVRDVDGTWRDLTESVNEMAGNLTRQVRAIAAVATAVTRGDLNLKIDVDAAGEIQVLQDNINTMIANLRDTTLANEEQDWLKGNLARISGLMQGRRDLDDVASLIMSELTPVVSAQHGAFFLAVPAGNGPETGGAETYELCMRGSYGYSAGLMPTSFRPGETLIGTAAEEKRTIQVNVPPGYLRISSGLGEASPAYVIVLPVLFEGKVLGVIELASFQPFTQIQRDFLNQIAEMIATSVNTISVNTKTEVLLKQSQELTEQLRERSAELENRQKALQASNAELEEKAELLAQQNRDIEVKNTEIEEARQVLEERAEQLAVSMRYKSEFLANMSHELRTPLNSLLILAKLLADNAAGNLSPKQVEFAETIHGAGSDLLQLINDILDLSKVEAGKMDVSPTRIALVQLVDYVEATFRPLTAEKGLDFSVRVSPELPATLHTDEQRLLQVLRNLLSNAVKFTDSGAVELVIRPAGADVPQSIREQLLEAGSLRDPDGDLIAFSVTDTGIGIAAGKMRVIFEAFKQADGTTSRKYGGTGLGLSISREIARLLGGEIHAASEPGRGSTFTLYLPLHPSELPPQGYPQLGPGGVGSRPGEEGVAEDGGAQVRPQPTQAASTGPAALLRRRRKAQAAQEPSPGTGQPGETRGQEPWAAGEKEGPEQRRVFTFDGEKVLIVDDDIRNVFALTSVLEQHGLSVLYAENGREGIEVLEQHDDVTVVLMDIMMPEMDGYATTTAIRRMPQFAGLPIIALTAKAMKGDREKAIESGASDYVTKPVDPDHLLTVMEQWMRDK; encoded by the coding sequence GTGGAGTCTGGCGTGACGGCGCGGGCGAAAGATACGCGCGCGAAAGGCGGACGGTCCCGGAGCAATGGGACAACCGAAGTCGATACGGCGGCCCTGAACAGGCTGCTGGCGGCGCTTGTGACGATGCGCGACGGTAATTTCCGGCGCCGTCTGACGGTGTCCGGCGACGGTGTGATGGCCGAGATCGCGGCTGTCTTCAACGAGGTCGCCGACCGGAATCTCCACCTCACGGGTGAGATCGCGAGAGTCCGCAGGATGGTCGGCCGTGAGGGAAAGCTCACGGAGCGGCTGGAGACGGGTGCCTGCGAGGGGTCCTGGGCGGCGGCCGTCGACGCGGCGAACGAGCTGGTGGACGACCTGGCACGGCCCGTGTCCGAGGTCGGCAGGGTGCTCTCCGCGGTCGCTGACGGTGACCTGGAGCAGCGCATGGAGCTGCGCTCGCCCGCCGCGGACGGCCAGGACGGGGCGGCGGCGGTGCGCCCGCTGCGCGGCGAGTTCCTGAAGGTCGCGCGTACGGTCAACAGCCTGGTCGACCAGCTGTCGGCGTTCACCGACGAGGTGACCCGGGTCGCGCTCGAGGTGGGCACGGAGGGCAAGCTCGGCGGCCAGGCTCAGGTTCGCGGTATGTCCGGTTCGTGGAAGGACCTCACGGATTCGGTCAACACCATGGCGTACCGGTTGACCGCGCAGGTACGTGACATCGCTCTCGTCACGACGGCCGTCGCGAAGGGCGATCTGTCCCGCAAGGTCACGGTTCATGTGGCCGGCGAGATGCTTCAGCTGAAGGACACCGTCAACACGATGGTCGACCAGCTGTCGTCCTTCTCCTCCGAGGTGACCCGGGTGGCCCGGGAAGTGGGCACCGAGGGTGAGCTGGGTGGTCAGGCGACCGTTCCCGGTGTGGCCGGCGTGTGGAAGGACCTCACCGATTCGGTGAACACGATGGCCGGAAACCTCACCTCCCAGGTGCGCGGCATCGCGGAGGTGACGACGGCCGTCGCCAACGGTGACCTGTCGCAGAAGGTCACGGTCAACGCCCGGGGCGAGGTGGCCCAGCTCGCGGAGACCATCAACCAGATGACCGAGACGCTGCGGACGTTCGCGGACGAGGTCACGCGCGTCGCCAGCGAGGTCGGCGCGGAAGGTCTGCTCGGCGGTCAGGCGCAGGTGCCGGGTGCGGCGGGTACGTGGAAGGACCTCACCGATTCGGTGAACACCGTCTTCCGGAACCTGACCACACAGGTGCGTGACATCGCGCAGGTGACGACCGCGGTCGCCAACGGTGACCTGTCGCAGAAGGTCACTGTGGATGTCGCGGGCGAGATGCTGGAGCTGAAGAACACCGTCAACACGATGGTGGACCAGCTGCAGTCCTTCGGTTCCGAGGTGACGCGGGTCGCGCGGGAGGTCGGTGTCGAGGGCCGCCTCGGCGGTCAGGCCGAGGTGCCGGGTGCGGCGGGTACGTGGAAGGACCTCACCGATTCGGTGAACACCGCGTTCCGGAACCTCACCGGCCAGGTGCGTGACATCGCGCAGGTGACGACCGCGGTCGCCAACGGTGACCTGTCGCAGAAGGTCACCGTGGATGTCGCGGGCGAGATGCTGGAGCTGAAGAACACCGTCAACACGATGGTCGCGCAGCTGTCCTCCTTCGCCGACCAGGTCACGCGCATGGCCAGGGACGTGGGTACGGAGGGCCGCCTCGGCGGTCAGGCCCGGGTGGACGGCGTCAGCGGTACCTGGAAGGAGCTGACGGACTCCGTCAACTTCATGGCCGGCAATCTGACGTCGCAGGTGCGTCAGATCGCTCAGGTGACGACCGCGGTGGCGCGCGGTGACCTGTCGCAGAAGATCGACGTGGACGCGCGGGGCGAGATCCTCGAGCTGAAGAACACCATCAACACCATGGTCGATCAGCTCTCCGCATTCGCGGAGCAGGTCACCAGGGTCGCCCGCGAGGTGGGCACCGACGGCCGCCTCGGCGGCCAGGCCCAGGTGCCGGGCGTGGCGGGTGTGTGGCGCGACCTGACCGACTCCGTGAACGGCATGGCCGGGAACCTCACGGCGCAGGTCCGCAACATCGCGCAGGTCGCCACGGCGGTGGCGCGCGGTGACCTGTCGCAGAAGATCGACGTGGACGCGCGGGGCGAGATCCTCGAGCTGAAGAACACCCTCAACACGATGGTCGACCAGCTGTCGAACTTCGCGGAGCAGGTCACCCGGGTCGCCCGCGAGGTGGGCACCGAGGGCATCCTCGGCGGCCAGGCGGAGGTGCAGGGCGTCTCCGGCACCTGGAAGGACCTCACCCAGTCCGTCAACTTCATGGCGAACAACCTGACGAGTCAGGTGCGCAACATCGCGGAGGTGACCACCGCGGTCGCCAAGGGCGACCTGTCGAAGAAGATCACCGTCGACGCCAAGGGCGAGATCCTGGAGCTGGTCACGACCGTCAACACGATGGTCGACCAGCTGTCCGACTTCGCGGACGAGGTGACCAGGGTGGCCCGCGAGGTGGGTACGGAGGGCGTGCTGGGCGGCCAGGCGCGGGTCCGCGGTGTGACCGGCATCTGGAAGGACCTCAGCGACAACGTCAACCTGATGGCCAACAACCTCACCAGCCAGGTGCGCAACATCTCCCGTGTCTCCGCGGCGGTCGCCAACGGCGACCTGACGAAGAAGGTCACGGTGGAGGCGCGCGGCGAGGTCGCGGAGCTCGCCGACACCGTGAACACGATGGTGCGCACGCTGTCGTCGTTCGCCGACGAGGTGACCCGGGTGGCCCGTGAGGTGGGCACCGACGGCCGCCTGGGCGGTCAGGCGCGGGTGCCCGGTGTCTCCGGCACCTGGAAGGACCTGACCGAGTCGGTGAACTCGATGGCGTCCAATCTGACCGGTCAGGTGCGTCAGATCGCGACCGTCACCACCGCCATCGCCAAGGGCGACCTGACCCGCAAGATCGACATCGACGCGCGGGGCGAGATCCTCGAGCTGAAGACCACCATCAACACCATGGTCGACCAGTTGTCGTCGTTCGCCGAGGAGGTCACCAGGGTGGCCCGCGAGGTGGGCACCGACGGACAGCTGGGCGGTCAGGCACGGGTCCGTGACGTCGACGGCACCTGGCGCGACCTGACCGAGTCGGTGAACGAGATGGCCGGGAACCTGACCCGTCAGGTGCGTGCCATCGCGGCCGTCGCGACCGCGGTCACCCGCGGCGATCTGAACCTCAAGATCGATGTGGACGCCGCCGGCGAGATCCAGGTACTCCAGGACAACATCAACACGATGATCGCCAACCTGCGCGACACCACCCTCGCGAACGAGGAACAGGACTGGCTCAAGGGCAATCTGGCCCGTATCTCCGGTCTGATGCAGGGCCGACGCGACCTCGACGACGTCGCGTCGCTGATCATGAGCGAGCTCACCCCGGTCGTCTCGGCGCAGCACGGCGCCTTCTTCCTGGCCGTGCCCGCCGGCAACGGCCCGGAGACCGGGGGCGCCGAGACGTACGAGCTGTGCATGCGCGGCAGTTACGGATACTCGGCCGGTCTGATGCCGACCTCGTTCCGGCCGGGGGAGACGCTGATCGGGACGGCTGCCGAGGAGAAGCGGACCATCCAGGTCAACGTTCCGCCGGGCTACCTGCGGATCTCCTCGGGGCTGGGTGAGGCGTCGCCCGCCTATGTGATCGTGCTGCCGGTGCTGTTCGAGGGGAAGGTCCTCGGGGTGATCGAGCTGGCGTCGTTCCAGCCGTTCACGCAGATCCAGCGGGACTTCCTGAACCAGATCGCCGAAATGATCGCGACAAGCGTCAACACGATCAGCGTCAACACGAAGACCGAGGTGCTGCTCAAGCAGTCGCAGGAGCTGACGGAGCAGCTGCGTGAGCGTTCCGCGGAGCTGGAGAACCGGCAGAAGGCGCTCCAGGCGTCCAACGCCGAACTGGAGGAGAAGGCCGAGCTGCTGGCGCAGCAGAACCGCGACATCGAGGTGAAGAACACCGAGATCGAGGAGGCCCGGCAGGTGCTGGAGGAGCGGGCGGAACAGCTCGCGGTCTCCATGCGCTACAAGTCGGAGTTCCTGGCGAACATGTCGCACGAGCTGCGGACGCCGCTCAACTCCCTGCTCATCCTGGCCAAGCTGCTGGCGGACAACGCGGCGGGCAATCTCTCCCCGAAGCAGGTGGAGTTCGCGGAGACGATCCACGGCGCCGGGTCCGATCTGCTGCAGCTGATCAACGACATCCTCGACCTGTCGAAGGTCGAGGCGGGCAAGATGGACGTGAGCCCGACCCGTATCGCGCTGGTGCAGCTGGTGGACTACGTCGAGGCGACGTTCCGGCCGCTGACGGCGGAGAAGGGACTCGACTTCTCCGTCCGTGTCTCGCCGGAGCTGCCGGCGACGCTGCACACCGACGAACAGCGGCTGCTGCAGGTGCTGCGCAATCTGCTGTCCAACGCGGTGAAGTTCACCGACAGCGGTGCGGTCGAGCTGGTGATCAGGCCGGCCGGCGCCGATGTGCCGCAGTCGATCCGCGAGCAGCTGCTGGAGGCGGGATCGCTGCGCGACCCGGACGGCGATCTGATCGCCTTCTCCGTGACCGACACGGGCATCGGGATCGCGGCCGGAAAGATGCGGGTGATCTTCGAGGCGTTCAAGCAGGCCGACGGGACGACCAGCCGTAAGTACGGCGGTACGGGCCTCGGACTGTCGATCAGCAGGGAGATCGCGCGGCTGCTCGGTGGCGAGATCCACGCGGCGAGCGAGCCGGGGCGCGGTTCTACGTTCACCCTGTATCTGCCGCTCCACCCGAGCGAACTGCCGCCGCAGGGCTACCCGCAGCTCGGACCGGGCGGCGTCGGAAGCCGTCCGGGCGAGGAAGGTGTCGCGGAGGACGGCGGGGCGCAGGTGCGGCCGCAGCCGACCCAGGCGGCTTCCACCGGCCCTGCGGCCCTGCTGCGGCGGCGCCGCAAGGCCCAGGCGGCCCAGGAGCCGTCGCCGGGCACGGGGCAGCCGGGGGAGACGCGCGGACAGGAGCCGTGGGCGGCCGGTGAGAAGGAGGGCCCGGAGCAGCGGCGGGTGTTCACCTTCGACGGCGAGAAGGTCCTCATCGTCGACGACGACATCCGCAATGTCTTCGCGCTCACCAGCGTTCTGGAGCAGCACGGGCTGTCGGTGCTGTACGCGGAGAACGGCCGGGAGGGCATCGAAGTCCTGGAGCAGCACGACGATGTGACGGTCGTACTGATGGACATCATGATGCCGGAGATGGACGGGTACGCGACGACCACGGCGATCCGGCGGATGCCCCAGTTCGCCGGTCTGCCGATCATCGCCCTCACGGCGAAGGCCATGAAGGGCGACCGGGAGAAGGCCATCGAATCGGGAGCATCCGACTATGTGACCAAGCCGGTGGACCCCGATCATCTTCTTACGGTGATGGAGCAGTGGATGCGCGACAAGTGA
- a CDS encoding SpoIIE family protein phosphatase, translating into MAEPGVETRTRSSVITARAAASFDPVGRSVATARAFVRDTLQGWGYSDVVDDAVVLTSELVTNAVVHAGTSADVLCLRSEDGVRVEVADRYPEREVPIQGAGSAIANLDSENGRGLLLCAALASRWGVEYTPTHKTVWFQLDLPQRPVGTRSAGPVLPTAMLPVAEERVRVAVAQIDRTGTISAWNEDAERLFGYAADQVVGKPLTDLAAWPQTPGIGTGIAEALQLSRWEGSYGIRGLDGRVLPVYASHLRVRDADGEPSTVCLLVRDDERAVLQTPQRTPDSGAEHRSTDPFEVFIGSPAPDDLDGLLQRTVERARDMLDGDAAFLLLATDDETELEVRATTGLPSARQRFARVPVEAGAGRYGSARMPAVHEDLTAVPGAVPLLNSTGMRSVVTVPLKVEGRLTGSLGVAAESAGRYSNEEALRLQFAADRIALAVESARLGELERLRRGSLSFLVEASDLLAGTLDRDQTLALMAQMTVPTLATWCAVYTIADQSSEPYLSYVLHEDEERIDGLKALLSKIDPPDPVPTPGARVWNAPAEAAQRAALLASKRELGLGSTPPVSSGIGTTLATAAAVGGETVVLPLVARNRVIGMLTLGKPSDDHFRQEILELAEDLSRRAALALDNSRLYSERVAISQSLQRSLLPPELPLIEGVEVEVIYRAAGEGNEVGGDFYDLFPIRDGAYGFAIGDVCGTGPEAAAVTGLARHALRLLAREGFGGPAVLERLNAAILDEGARSRFLTLLYGELWPQEDGSAILKVVCAGHPLPLRLRQDGTVEPAAEPQPLLGVMEDLELYEQMVTLDPGDVLLCVTDGVTERREGTRMLGDDGLSDVLTTCTGLTAGAVAARVLRAVERFAAEPASDDMAILAMRVPEPHNS; encoded by the coding sequence ATGGCAGAGCCGGGCGTCGAGACGCGTACGAGGAGTTCTGTGATCACCGCGCGGGCGGCCGCCAGCTTCGACCCTGTCGGGCGGTCCGTCGCGACCGCCCGTGCCTTCGTCCGCGACACCCTCCAGGGGTGGGGATATTCCGACGTGGTGGACGACGCGGTGGTGCTCACCAGCGAGCTCGTCACCAACGCCGTCGTCCACGCGGGAACCTCCGCGGACGTGCTGTGTCTGCGCTCCGAGGACGGCGTGCGCGTCGAGGTCGCCGACCGCTATCCCGAGCGTGAGGTCCCGATACAGGGCGCCGGCAGCGCCATCGCGAACCTCGACAGTGAGAACGGTCGCGGGCTGCTGCTGTGCGCGGCGCTCGCCTCCCGGTGGGGCGTCGAGTACACCCCCACCCACAAGACGGTGTGGTTCCAACTGGATCTGCCCCAGCGGCCCGTGGGTACCAGGTCCGCCGGCCCGGTGCTGCCCACCGCGATGCTTCCGGTGGCAGAGGAACGGGTACGGGTCGCCGTCGCCCAGATCGACCGCACCGGCACGATCTCCGCATGGAACGAGGACGCCGAGCGGCTGTTCGGTTACGCGGCCGACCAGGTTGTCGGCAAGCCGCTCACCGACCTTGCGGCCTGGCCTCAGACACCGGGTATCGGCACCGGCATCGCCGAGGCCCTTCAGCTCTCCCGCTGGGAGGGCAGCTACGGAATCCGCGGCCTCGACGGCCGTGTCCTTCCGGTTTACGCCTCCCACCTTCGGGTACGAGACGCGGACGGCGAACCCTCCACGGTCTGCCTCCTGGTGCGCGACGACGAGCGTGCCGTACTTCAGACCCCTCAGCGCACCCCCGACAGCGGCGCGGAGCACCGCAGCACCGACCCGTTCGAGGTCTTCATCGGCTCGCCCGCCCCCGACGACCTCGACGGCCTGCTCCAGCGCACCGTCGAACGGGCCAGGGACATGCTCGACGGCGACGCGGCCTTCCTGCTCCTCGCCACGGACGACGAGACGGAGCTCGAGGTACGGGCCACGACCGGCCTTCCCTCCGCCCGCCAGCGCTTCGCACGCGTCCCCGTGGAAGCGGGCGCGGGGCGCTACGGCTCCGCCCGAATGCCGGCGGTCCACGAGGACCTCACGGCCGTCCCCGGCGCCGTCCCGCTCCTCAACTCCACCGGCATGCGCTCGGTGGTCACCGTGCCGCTGAAGGTCGAGGGCCGGCTCACCGGCTCGCTCGGCGTGGCCGCCGAATCCGCGGGCCGCTACTCCAACGAGGAGGCCCTGCGGCTCCAGTTCGCCGCCGACCGGATCGCGCTGGCCGTCGAATCGGCCCGCCTCGGCGAACTGGAACGGCTGCGCCGGGGCTCCCTTTCCTTCCTCGTCGAGGCCTCCGATCTGCTGGCCGGCACCCTCGACCGGGACCAGACGCTCGCCCTGATGGCGCAGATGACGGTACCCACACTCGCCACCTGGTGCGCGGTCTACACGATCGCCGACCAGTCGTCCGAGCCGTACCTCAGCTATGTGCTGCACGAGGACGAGGAACGCATCGACGGCCTCAAGGCCCTCCTGTCGAAGATCGACCCGCCGGACCCCGTCCCGACACCCGGCGCCCGCGTATGGAACGCACCCGCGGAGGCGGCCCAGCGCGCGGCTCTGCTCGCCTCCAAGCGTGAACTGGGCCTCGGCTCCACTCCCCCCGTCTCCTCCGGGATCGGCACAACCCTGGCCACGGCGGCCGCAGTCGGTGGCGAGACCGTCGTCCTGCCGCTCGTGGCCCGTAACCGTGTGATCGGCATGCTGACCCTCGGCAAGCCCTCCGACGACCACTTCCGTCAGGAGATCCTGGAACTGGCCGAGGACCTTTCCCGCCGAGCGGCTCTGGCTCTCGACAACTCCCGGCTCTACTCGGAGCGCGTGGCGATCAGCCAGTCCCTTCAGCGCAGCCTGCTGCCGCCGGAGCTGCCGCTGATCGAGGGCGTCGAGGTGGAGGTCATCTACCGCGCCGCGGGTGAGGGCAACGAGGTCGGCGGAGACTTCTACGACCTGTTCCCCATCCGGGACGGCGCGTACGGCTTCGCCATCGGCGACGTCTGCGGCACGGGCCCCGAGGCCGCGGCCGTGACGGGCCTCGCCCGCCACGCGCTGCGCCTGCTGGCCCGGGAGGGCTTCGGAGGCCCCGCGGTCCTGGAGCGGCTGAATGCGGCAATTCTCGACGAGGGTGCCCGCAGCCGGTTCCTGACGCTGCTCTACGGCGAGTTGTGGCCGCAGGAGGACGGCAGCGCGATCCTCAAGGTCGTGTGCGCCGGTCACCCGCTGCCGCTACGGCTGCGCCAGGACGGCACGGTCGAGCCGGCGGCCGAACCGCAGCCGCTGCTCGGGGTGATGGAGGACCTGGAGCTGTACGAGCAGATGGTGACGCTCGATCCGGGCGACGTCCTGTTGTGTGTGACCGACGGCGTCACCGAACGCCGCGAGGGCACGCGCATGCTGGGTGACGACGGCCTGAGCGATGTTCTGACGACCTGCACGGGGCTCACCGCCGGTGCGGTGGCTGCCCGGGTGCTGAGGGCCGTGGAGCGCTTCGCGGCTGAGCCGGCGTCGGACGACATGGCCATTCTCGCGATGCGCGTCCCGGAGCCCCACAACAGCTGA